A genomic segment from Glycine soja cultivar W05 chromosome 18, ASM419377v2, whole genome shotgun sequence encodes:
- the LOC114395841 gene encoding disease resistance protein RPM1-like, producing MCNWDYLVSFARAVYPIIVEVFNQVRGVKKESADIEADLESFKAFIHGADKEAEDEQDADRREGIKKMVKQLREAAFCMEDVIDEYEISCEEKQPGDPGCAVLPCDAVGFTKTLIPRILLAYKIHDVKSLACGIKERYGLRSQFSLEQRPYSSRGNQNAAWQNIRLAALHTHEADTEGLEGPRKILKDWLVDGLKELTVITVEGMGGLGKTTLSKQVFDNPDVRKLFDCHAWITVSQSYTVVELLRKLLCKFYEDKKNSPPQNVSTMDRESLIDEVRNYLNGKRYVVVFDDVWNKEFWYDIKLALFDNKEKSRILITTRDKDVAVCCKESCFVHVHKMNPLTEVESLKLFYKKAFQRDFNGCCPEGLENTSLEIVKKCQGLPLAIVVIGGLLANKPKDKGEWERFSQRLRLELEGNSRLISIIKILSLSYDNLPYNLKSCLLYFGMYPEDYEVKSSRLIRQWIAEWFVKYEGRKTLKELAQQYLTELINRSLVQVTSFTIDGKVKTCCVHDSIREMIIRKIKDTGFCQYVGERDQSVSSEIDEHDQLVSSGIIRRLTIATGSNDLSIESSHIRAILFFTNKGLSQDFINRIPANSTPLKVLDFEDARLYHVPENLGNLIYLKYLSFRNTRVKSLPRSIGKLQNLETLDVRQTNVHEMPKEISELRKLCHLLANKISSVQLKDSLGGMTSLQKISMLIIDYDGVVIRELGKLKKLRNLSITEFREAHKNALCSSLNEMRHLEKLFVDTDEDHQVIDLPFMSSLSTLRKLCLSGELTKWPDWIPKLLNLTKLSLMCSNLIYDPLESLKDMPSLLFLSISRRAYQGRALHFQYGGFQKLKELKLEDLHYLSSISIDEGALHSLEKLQLYRIPQLKKIPSGIQHLKKLKVLNMWFMPTEFEQSISLNGGQERWVIQHVPHVTLFSGLV from the coding sequence ATGTGTAACTGGGACTACTTAGTGTCCTTCGCTCGTGCGGTGTATCCAATAATTGTGGAAGTATTCAATCAGGTCAGGGGTGTAAAAAAGGAGTCTGCAGACATTGAAGCTGATCTGGAAAGCTTTAAAGCTTTCATCCATGGTGCTGATAAAGAAGCTGAAGATGAACAAGATGCTGATAGGCGTGAAGGAATCAAAAAAATGGTGAAACAGCTGAGAGAAGCAGCTTTTTGCATGGAAGATGTCATCGATGAATATGAGATCTCCTGTGAGGAAAAGCAACCTGGTGATCCTGGATGTGCAGTTTTACCCTGTGATGCTGTTGGCTTCACGAAAACTCTGATCCCTCGTATTCTATTAGCGTATAAGATTCACGATGTGAAATCACTTGCCTGTGGAATcaaggaaagatatggtttacGTAGCCAATTTTCTTTAGAACAAAGACCATACAGTTCTAGAGGAAATCAAAATGCCGCGTGGCAAAACATTAGACTGGCTGCTCTACATACTCATGAAGCTGACACTGAGGGTTTGGAAGGCCCGAGAAAAATTTTGAAAGATTGGTTGGTAGATGGACTCAAAGAGCTCACTGTCATCACCGTGGAAGGAATGGGAGGATTGGGTAAAACCACTCTCAGCAAGCAAGTTTTTGACAACCCAGATGTCCGTAAGCTTTTTGATTGTCATGCATGGATCACTGTATCTCAATCCTACACTGTAGTAGAATTGCTGAGGAAATTGTTGTGCAAGTTTTACGAAGATAAAAAGAATAGTCCTCCCCAGAATGTTTCTACCATGGATCGAGAGTCGTTGATAGATGAAGTGAGAAACTACCTGAACGGCAAGAGGTACGTTGTCGTATTTGATGATGTATGGAATAAAGAATTTTGGTATGACATTAAATTGGCCTTATTTGATAATAAAGAAAAGAGTAGGATATTAATCACAACCAGAGACAAAGATGTTGCAGTGTGTTGTAAGGAATCTTGTTTTGTTCATGTGCATAAGATGAATCCTTTAACTGAAGTAGAATCTTTGAAATTGTTCTATAAGAAGGCATTTCAGCGTGATTTTAATGGATGTTGTCCAGAAGGACTTGAAAATACATCTCTTGAAATTGTTAAGAAGTGTCAAGGTTTACCTCTAGCTATTGTGGTTATTGGTGGCCTTTTAGCTAACAAACCTAAAGACAAAGGTGAATGGGAAAGGTTTAGTCAGCGTCTAAGATTAGAGTTGGAGGGAAATTCTAGGTTAATTAGTATcataaaaattttaagtttaagttATGATAATTTGCCATACAATCTCAAATCATGTTTATTGTATTTCGGAATGTATCCTGAAGACTATGAAGTTAAATCTAGTAGATTGATTAGACAGTGGATAGCAGAATGGTTTGTGAAATATGAAGGGAGGAAAACTTTGAAAGAACTTGCACAACAATATTTAACAGAGTTGATTAATAGAAGTCTGGTACAAGTGACTTCATTCACCATCGATGGAAAAGTTAAGACATGCTGTGTCCATGACTCAATACGTGAGATGATCATTAGAAAAATCAAGGATACGGGATTTTGTCAGTATGTTGGTGAGCGTGATCAATCTGTGTCAAGTGAGATTGATGAGCATGATCAATTAGTGTCAAGTGGGATCATTCGACGCCTGACAATTGCAACGGGTTCCAATGATTTAAGCATTGAAAGCTCACACATTAGGGCGATTCTATTTTTCACAAACAAAGGATTATCTCAAGATTTCATCAATAGAATTCCCGCAAACTCCACTCCATTGAAGGTACTTGATTTTGAAGATGCTCGATTATATCATGTCCCTGAAAATTTGGGGAATTTAATCTACTTGAAGTATTTAAGCTTCAGGAATACAAGAGTAAAAAGTCTTCCAAGATCCATTGGTAAGCTCCAAAACTTGGAGACCTTGGATGTGCGACAAACAAATGTGCATGAGATGCCAAAGGAGATTAGTGAGCTTAGAAAACTATGTCATCTTCTGGCTAACAAGATATCTTCCGTTCAATTGAAGGATAGTCTTGGAGGCATGACATCTCTACAAAAGATATCTATGCTGATAATTGATTATGATGGAGTGGTGATTAGAGAGCTAGGAAAGCTAAAGAAGTTAAGAAATCTGAGCATTACTGAATTCAGAGAAGCACACAAAAACGCTCTGTGTTCCTCATTAAATGAGATGCGTCATTTGGAGAAACTATTTGTTGATACAGACGAAGACCACCAAGTAATTGACTTGCCCTTTATGTCATCCTTGTCTACACTTAGGAAGCTTTGCCTAAGTGGGGAGTTAACAAAGTGGCCAGATTGGATTCCAAAGCTCCTTAATCTTACAAAATTGTCCTTGATGTGCTCTAACTTAATTTATGATCCATTGGAATCACTaaaagatatgccaagtttgtTGTTCCTCTCTATCAGCCGTCGTGCTTATCAAGGTAGAGCTTTGCATTTTCAATATGGAGGGTTTCAGAAACTAAAGGAACTAAAGCTCGAAGATTTGCATTACTTGAGTTCCATCTCTATTGATGAAGGAGCGCTGCATTCTTTGGAAAAGCTTCAGTTATACAGAATCCCTCAACTCAAGAAAATACCCTCTGGCATTCAACACTTGAAGAAACTTAAAGTTCTCAATATGTGGTTTATGCCCACTGAGTTTGAGCAAAGCATTTCTCTCAATGGAGGACAAGAGCGTTGGGTCATCCAGCATGTGCCCCATGTAACATTATTTTCCGGGTTGGTGTAG